A single genomic interval of Argopecten irradians isolate NY chromosome 8, Ai_NY, whole genome shotgun sequence harbors:
- the LOC138329398 gene encoding uncharacterized protein has product MTLALKINMATDGKEKDEIRILNPEPPPKQGKGDVSATKLSQTLQKIMLRLKGECMQEDGKGVDYSKLKDSPSFKAYKEEVAQLHSVDLSELTDTQKKVFFINLYNALTIHGLGTMDTLPNSVLDVSQFWKRTCYKIGKNVYSLDNMEHGILRGNRPHPATTDKPFKPDDPRLKYALKQLDPRIHFALVCGAVSCPAINVYTEANIDTALDSATKTFCAQEVSMFNEVDEIWLSRIFQWYRSDFGVTEVDVIKWTMPYLQEDIADRAHVILSKLQNVGRVNIKYNEYDWRLNIPGSRPINL; this is encoded by the exons ATGACGCTAGCTCTTAAAATCAACATGGCGACGGATGGGAAAGAAAAAGACGAGATAAGGATTCTGAACCCAGAACCACCTCCTAAACAGGGAAAGGGAGATGTCTCAGCCACAAAATTATCTCAGACACTTCAGAAGATTATGTTGAG ATTGAAAGGTGAGTGTATGCAGGAAGATGGAAAAGGTGTTGACTACAGCAAGCTGAAAGATTCTCCTAGCTTTAAAGCATACAAAGAGGAGGTTGCCCAGCTACACAGTGTTGATCTGTCAGAATTGACCGACACTCAGAAGAAAGTTTTCTTTATTA ATCTATATAATGCCCTGACTATACATGGACTGGGTACAATGGACACGCTACCTAACTCAGTACTGGATGTCAGTCAATTCTGGAAAAGAACCTGTTATAAAATCGGAAAGAATGTGTACAGCTTAGACAATATGGAACACGGAATCCTTAGAG GTAACCGACCACACCCTGCCACGACAGACAAACCCTTCAAACCTGATGACCCCAGACTTAAGTATGCGTTAAAACAATTGGACCCAAGAATTCACTTTGCATTGGTCTGTGGTGCTGTG TCATGTCCAGCTATAAATGTATACACTGAAGCCAATATTGATACCGCTCTGGACAGTGCTACCAAGACCTTCTGTGCACAGGAGGTGTCCATGTTTAACGAGGTTGATGAGATCTGGCTGTCTCGCATCTTTCAATGGTACAGATCCGACTTTGGGGTGACAGAGGTTGATGTCATCAA GTGGACTATGCCTTACCTTCAGGAAGATATAGCTGACCGCGCCCATGTTATCCTGTCAAAGTTACAGAACGTTGGAAGAGTGAACATCAAGTACAATGAGTATGACTGGAGACTAAATATCCCAGGGTCACGACCTATCAACCTTTGA
- the LOC138328996 gene encoding uncharacterized protein, with protein MHWVLLAADVQRGEVTVLDSMGGNNTNLAQKWMQYMQIRSAKTGELGNKIWTDGKLVSCRQEDGNSYCAFVLLLPCVNIASSPNEDFICPVCKAQYY; from the exons ATGCATTGGGTGTTGTTGGCAGCAGATGTCCAGCGAGGGGAAGTCACCGTGCTTGATTCCATGGGTGGCAACAACACGAACCTTGCTCAGAAATGGAT GCAATACATGCAAATCAGAAGTGCTAAAACCGGGGAGCTTGGCAATAAGATATGGACAGACGGAAAGTTGGTGTCTTGTCGACAGGAGGATGGGAATTCATATTGCGCTTTTGTGCTTCTG TTACCGTGTGTCAATATTGCATCCTCTCCAAATGAGGATTTTATATGTCCTGTGTGTAAGGCACAATACTACTAA
- the LOC138329401 gene encoding farnesyl pyrophosphate synthase-like: protein METNSNGCQLKKDDPKIKRLKTSATELEEFDAVFTDLVEGLVNQGRQHKEIAAAVDWFKEVSQYNVPFGKKTRGLSVVMTYKRINPEATEAEVRQARILGWCIEWLQAFFLVADDVMDKSITRRGKPCWYKKDGVGLIAINDAFYLENCVYVILKKHFKQEDYYTDVLDLFHETTMQTVTGQCMDLVTSPETSINFDEFTQERHTAIVKWKTAFYSFYLPVALAMYMSGIKDSATHEAAKAILLKMGIFFQIQDDYLDCYGDPEVIGKIGTDIQDNKCSWLIVQSLSRVTPQQRQILQENYGQDEEDKVLNVKAVFKELDLEQVYRDYEEESYRDLMKDIEAFQGKLPKEVFTDFARKIYKRNK, encoded by the exons ATGGAGACCAATAGTAATGGCTGTCAACTAAAAAAAGATGATCCAAAAATAAAGCGCCTCAAAACCTCAGCAACTGAACTAGAAGAATTTGACGCAGTATTCACAGATTTAGTAGAAGGTCTAGTTAATCAAGGGAGGCAGCATAAGGAAATAGCAGCAGCTGTGGATTGGTTCAAAGAA GTAAGTCAGTACAATGTACCGTTTGGGAAGAAGACTCGAGGACTATCAGTGGTAATGACGTATAAGAGAATAAATCCCGAGGCTACAGAGGCTGAAGTTCGACAGGCCAGGATACTTGGCTGGTGTATAGAATGG CTGCAGGCATTTTTCCTTGTTGCTGATGATGTAATGGATAAGTCGATTACACGCAGAGGCAAGCCATGCTGGTACAAAAAG GATGGTGTTGGACTGATTGCCATCAATGATGCATTTTACCTGGAGAACTGTGTTTATGTCATCTTGAAGAAACACTTCAAACAAGAGGACTACTACACCGATGTATTGGACTTATTTCATGAG accaCAATGCAGACTGTTACAGGCCAATGTATGGACCTAGTTACCTCCCCTGAGACTTCTATCAACTTTGATGAATTTACCCAAGAAAGACACACAGCCATTGTTAAATGGAAGACAGCATTTTACTCATTCTATCTCCCTGTGGCCCTGGCcatgtatatg TCAGGAATCAAAGACTCTGCCACACATGAAGCTGCCAAGgctattttgttgaaaatgggAATATTTTTCCAAATTCAG GATGATTATCTAGACTGTTATGGTGACCCAGAAGTCATCGGTAAGATTGGGACCGACATTCAGGACAACAAGTGTAGCTGGTTAATCGTACAGTCTCTCTCTAGGGTCACACCACAGCAACGGCAAATCTTACAG GAAAACTATGGTCAGGATGAAGAAGACAAAGTGTTAAACGTGAAAGCTGTGTTCAAGGAGTTGGACTTGGAGCAGGTGTATCGTGACTATGAGGAAGAGAGTTACAGGGACCTAATGAAAGACATTGAAGCATTCCAAGGCAAGCTTCCGAAGGAGGTGTTCACAGACTTTGCTAGAAAAATCTACAAACGGAATAAATGA